The DNA segment CCTTAAAGAAGGTACTGCAGGTGACTTTGGTAATATAAAAGTTTACAATGTTGAGCACGTAGCTTTCGTAAACAATCAACTTAACCAAGTTAATGATGGTTCGTTACATATGACAGGTGATTTTGATCCTACAATCGCACTTGTTGTAAACAATGTTGATGACACAGATTTAGATAGTTTATTATTCACACAAGACGCTACTGCAACTGGAGCAAATATGTCGGCTTTTGGCAGCTGGTCTCACAATTCTGAGCTTACTTGGTAATCTAAAACAAGTTTAAGATATAATTAATAACCCCTCAAATATTTGAGGGGTTATTTTTTTGGTACACTATTTGAAATATATTTTATATATTTACAAAACCAATAATCATCATGGCAAAAAAATATTTTTATATAACACTATTATTCGTTTCTCTTTTTAGTCTTGGCGCTAATGCCCAAGAAAATAAAGGGAATTCTACTATGAGTAGTAGTCAAGCCATAGAAGGACTTAATATATACCCTAATCCTGTAAATACTGACAGAATATATATTACTTCGAAAAATATGCTGAGTAAAGAAATTCAGATATATGATGTATTAGGGAAAAAGATACTCCAAACTGTAGTTAATGGCAAAGAACTTGGCATTTCGTCGCTTACTCCTGGGGTGTACATTATAAAGATAAAAGAAGGCGAAGCTACTTCTACAAAGAAATTGATTATTAAATAGTTACACCACACACCACTTTCCCTTAAAACTATCATAATTTTATGATTTTTTTTCAATTAGAATAGTATTTGTTATTATATTTGTTATACATAATAACTAAAACACTACGAATATGAAAAAAATTTACTCTTTATCTTTATTAATGGCGGTAAGTCTATCTTTCGCTCAAACACCTATAATCACGGGTGTCATGGATGGCCCTTGCACTGGTGGTCACCCAAAAGCAGTCGAAATTTATGCTAACGGCACTGTAGATTTTGCTAACTATTCTTTAGAAAACCAAAGTAACGCTAACACAACATGGGGCAACACTTTAAACCTTGCTTCTTTTGGTACTGTAACAGATGATTTCATCTATATCGTAAGTGCTGATACTAATACATCTTTCTCAAGTGAGTTTGCCGATGTACCTTCATCTCATATTTTCTATACAAGTACAGAAAATGGAGAGCCAGCTCCTGTAAGTATAAATGGTGATGACAGGGTAAGAATTATTGATGTAGGAATGACTGTAATAGATCAATATGGAGAAGAAGGAGTGGATGGTAGTGAAACTACATGGGAGTACTTGGATTCATGGGCGAGAAGAGTAGACGGTACTGGTCCTAACGGCGGAACATTTAATGCTGACAACTGGACTTATGGTGGTGTAGACGCATTAGACGGACTGGGCCTATGTAATGCTGAAGCAGCATTATCTACAATAGTACCCTTCGGACAATACAATGCAACAGCATCAGTACAACAAAATAGTATTTCAACACTTAAAATGTTCCCTAACCCACTATCAGGAAGCATTCTTAACATAACATCTAATGCTAATGCTACAAAAGTAGTTGCTATATATGATGTATTAGGCAAGCAAGTAGTAAATACAGTAACCAAAAACGGAACTATAAATGTTTCAGGTTTAACCTCTGGCGTTTATATTGTTAAAATTACCGAAGAAGGTAAAACAGCTACAAGAAAACTTGTTGTTAAATAACCTTACATCAAGAAAAACAAAAAAGCACCTAAAATTAGGTGCTTTTTTTGTTAAATAACAATTTCGAAACATTAGATATCTAACCTTTTCAATACATTTGCACCGAATTATAACAAATCATATTGAAAATGAAAAAATTTTACTTTTTATCACTAGCACTTTTATCTGCTGCTGCATTCGGACAGAGTGTAGTTATTACCAAAGTTATAGATGGCACATTACCTCATGATGGATGCGCTGGAACGGAAGGTACTTACAGTCCTAAAATTGTTGAACTTTATGTATCAGGAACAGTTGATTTTGCAACTAATGACTATAGAGTACAAACAGAAGCAAATGGTGCCGCAAACGAAGATGCAATTAATTGGAGTGATGGATTATTTTTAAGCTCACTTAATCAAATTACTGATTCATTTGTTTATTTAGTTAATATTCCAGAAGACTTTGATACAGGCGAACCATATTATGAAAATACACTTCCAGTTTTTACTGAAATGTATCCAGACCTTACAAATGTAATATTCAATACTTATGCCCCTAACATGAATGGTAATGATGCTCTTAGAATCGCTACTTATGATGGAGACAATTTAATAAGTGTTATTGATCAATTTGGAAGCCCACTTGATATTGCTGATGGTAGTGACTATACTGCTGCATGGTCTTACCAAGACAGTTATGTAACTAGAAATAACAGTGTTGCAGCTAACGGTGGTAACTTTGACGCTTCTACTTTTACTTACGGAGGTAATAATGCTCTAGACGGTGTTACTTGTTCTGAGTTTGTAACTGCAGTAGCTTTAGAATCTTTTTTATCTACTAAAACATTTGATACTATCTCTGGTCTTAAAATGTTCCCTAACCCAGTTTCAGGAAACATTCTTAACATAACATCTAATGCTAACGCTGCTAAAACAGTTGGTATATTTGATGTACTAGGAAAACAAGTAGTAAACACTGTAACTGCAAACGGAACTGTAAATGTTTCTGCACTTACTGCTGGTGTTTATATCGTAAAAATTACAGAAGAAGGTAAAACTGCTACAAGAAAACTTGTAGTTAGATAATTACTTTTTTGCAATATTATCAAAAGCACCGCTATATGCGGTGCTTTTTTATTTTATACCTTTACAGCAAAATAATTGCTTTGATTACTGCATCAGATATATTTAATATTGCCTCAAAAAAAGAGTTTGAAAAAATCACACTAAAGGTGTTCCGCCAACAGTATGATAGTAATATTATATATCAGAAATTTTGTGCCTTATTAAAAAAGGACAAGCAGAACGTAAAAACCGTTAAAGACATCCCGTTTTTGCCCATACAGTTCTTTAAAACCCATAAAATAGTTAGTAGTCAAGAACCTATACAAGTAACCTTTACTAGTAGCGGCACTACGGGCATGGTTACCAGCAACCACCATGTAATTGACCTTAGTCACTACGAACAAAGCTTTCGGCAAGCGTTTTCTCAATTTTATGGTAATATTGAAGATTATACTATAATAGCACTCCTCCCTTCTTATTTAGAGCGCGAGGGCTCATCGCTAATCTATATGGTTAACGATTTGATAGAAGGCTCTAATAACCCTGATAGTGGTTTCTATCTGCATAACTACGCTGAGCTTATCAACAAACTTACACAACTTGACAAGTCAGGTGAAAATGTATTGTTAATAGGTGTTACCTATGCCCTACTCGACTTAATTGAAATGCAACAATTTCAATTAAAAAACACTATTATAATGGAAACAGGCGGCATGAAAGGTAAACGTCGTGAAATGATACGCGAAGAACTACACGAAATACTATGCACAGGTTTTGGTGTAAACGAAATCCATTCAGAGTATGGTATGACTGAGCTTTTATCGCAAGCCTACTCCTTAGGCAACGGTGTTTTTGAATGCCCTCCTTGGATGGATATACTCATAAGAGATACCGAAGATGCACTTAACTATGTAGGTTATAATAAAACAGGCGGTATTAATGTTATCGACCTTGCTAACATAAACTCTTGCTCGTTTATAGCTACACAAGATTTAGGTAAAAAATACAGTAATCAGTCCTTTGAGGTTTTAGGACGATTTGATAATTCAGATATTCGCGGTTGCAACCTCATGGTATTATAAAAAATAAAAAAGCGGCTTACGCCGCTTTTTACTATTTTATTCTCAGTATGTAATAGTTCTTTTTCCCTTTTTGTAATAATACAAACTGGTCATTTATTAAATCTTCTTTAGTAATAGTGTAGTCCTCTTTTACTTTAGCTCTATTTACAGAAATTGAATTTTCTTTCAATGCGCGTCTTGCTTCTCCATTACTAGATAAAAACTCAGATTTTGCAACAAAGGCATCAATTATAGCCAAACCTTCTTCTATATCTGTCATTGCAACTTCTGCCTGTGGGACACCATCAAATACTTCTAAGAAAGTAGCACTATCTAATGCTTTTAAATCATCTGCATCAGATTTTCCAAACAATACATTAGAGGCTTTTATTGCTTTTTCTAATTCTTGTTCCGAATGCACAAATATTGTTACTTGTTCTGCTAATTTTTTTTGTAGTAGTCGTAAATGAGGTGCCTCTTTATGCTCCATTACTAATTGTTCTATTTCTTCCTTTGGTAAAAAAGTAAATATCTTAATATACTTTTCGGCATCAACATCGGTAGTATTAATCCAAAACTGGTAAAATTTATACACTGATGTTTTATCGGCATCTAGCCATATATTACCTCCTTCTGATTTCCCAAATTTAGAACCATCAGCTTTCGTAATAAGCGGACACGTCATAGCATATGCTTTTGCACCCTCATCATTCATTCTACGCACCAACTCTGTACCCGTGGTAATATTACCCCACTGGTCGCTACCGCCAAGCTGTAGCATACAGTTATGATGTTTATACAAATGGTAAAAATCATAACCTTGTATAAGTTGGTAGGTAAACTCGGTAAAAGACATTCCTGATCCAGCTTCGCCTGTAAGACGTTTTTTAACCGAATCTTTAGCCATCATATAGTTTACAGTAATACGCTTACCCACATCGCGAGCAAAATCGATAAAAGAAAACTCTTTCATCCAGTCATAATTATTTACTAACATAGGTGCATTTGCATCAGTAGAGTCAAAATCCAAAAAGCGTGAAAGCACACCTTTTATACCCGCTACGTTTTTCTCAAGTGCAGCCTCATCTAGCAAATTTCTTTCATCCGATTTACCCGATGGATCACCTATCATACCTGTAGCACCACCCACAAGGGCAATGGGTTTATGACCACATTTTTGCAAATGAACCAAAATGATAATAGGCACAAGGCTACCAATATGCAATGAATCAGAAGTTGGGTCGAAGCCAATATAGGCAGTCGTCATTTCTTTATTTAATTGCTCTTCAGTTCCTGGCATAATGTCGTGCACCATACCTCTCCATTGTAATTCTTCTACAAAATTTTTCATGCTTATTGTTTATTGAGCCACAAAAATACAAACTTGCATTAACATGAGTCAAAAAAAGTAAACATCTGCTAATATTTATTCTGTAAAAAGTATTTTTGTAGTATGATATTAGTAACTGGCGGAACAGGTTTAGTAGGTGCACACCTACTGCTACAATTAGCAGAAGGCAAAAAAGCGGTACGTGCACTGTATCGCACTGAAGTTAGCAAAATAAAAACCAAGAAGCTTTTTGAACACTATAACAAAAGCAACCTGTTTACAACTATAGAATGGGTAGAGGGTGATATAACCGATATTCCGTCGCTTGAAACTGCTTTTGCAAATGTTACTCATGTTTATCATTGTGCTGCCTATATATCTTTTGACCCTAATGACGAGGAGCTATTACGAAAAGTGAATATAGAGGGTACTGCCAATGTAGTGAACTGCGCGTTAGCGTATGGTGTACGGAAGTTGTGCCACGTTAGCTCTATTGCCGCACTAGGCAATCCTAGAGAGAATGAAACAACTATTACCGAAGAAACAGAATGGAACCCTGAAGTAAAACATAGCGATTATGCCATAAGCAAACATGGCGCAGAAATGGAAGTATGGCGGGCTTGGCAAGAAGGGCTTGATATGGTAGTTGTAAACCCTGGTCTTATATTTGGTTATGGGTTTTGGGCACAGGGTAGCGGTAAGATATTTAAAACAGTAAACAATGGTCAGTACTTTTATACCAAAGGAAGCTGTGGTGTTATAGCTGTAGAAGATGTTACAACGATTATGATAGAGCTTATGGCTAGTGAAGTATCTGGCGAAAGATATACTCTTGTAGCAGAGCAGCTATCATATAAAGAAATGTTATTTAGTATTGCAGATGGGTTAAATAAAAAACGTCCTAGTATATATGCTACTCCTTTTTTAACATCGGTAGCTTGGCGTTTAGACTGGCTATTATCAAAACTACTACAAAGAAAAAGAGTAATGACCAGAGATATGGCAACCGCTACTCACAATGATGAAAATTATGACAACAGCAAAATTAAAGCATTACTAGATTATAATTTCACTAACGTTAAAGAGTACTTGAAACAAATAGCAAGTGCCGCAGAACATTTACAGTAAATATTTACTTGTCTTTCTTTTCCTCATTCATTTTAAGCCTTTTTGAGGCAATACTATCTAATATTTTGTTTTTACCTTTTTTAATAGTGTCCTTTTTAGTTTCCACCTCTTCTTCTTTAAAAGGTTCTTGTTGTTTTTTCACACTATCGCTCACTTTGTTATGAATACGCTCATACACATCTAATTGTGATGCATAATACGTGTGGTTTTGAGCAAAAATAGTACTATCTATATCATACTTATTATAAACATATTCTGCAACATCTACGTGATTCTCTCTTAACACCTGTGGTTTAAAAGACCTTATGGATTGCAACATGGTAATATCATACAACACATTAACCATCTCTTCTTCGCTGAGTAGTTTTTCAGGTTCTTTAGGGGCATTATCATTACACCCCAAAACCAAAAATGCTAATAGTATAAGTGCTGCTCTCTTCATAATTTATGACCTATTAAAAAGTAAACGTTCGCCGCAATGAATATCTTTTACTTTAAAGTTATTGTAAACTAGCTGTCCGTTTACAAAGGTATGGGTTATTCTCGATTTAAAATTAGTCCCCTCAAAAGGCGACCACCCACATTTATATAAAATATTTTCTTTTTTCACATTCCAAGGCAACCCTGGGTTTATCA comes from the Flavobacterium arcticum genome and includes:
- a CDS encoding T9SS type A sorting domain-containing protein; the encoded protein is MAKKYFYITLLFVSLFSLGANAQENKGNSTMSSSQAIEGLNIYPNPVNTDRIYITSKNMLSKEIQIYDVLGKKILQTVVNGKELGISSLTPGVYIIKIKEGEATSTKKLIIK
- a CDS encoding T9SS type A sorting domain-containing protein is translated as MKKIYSLSLLMAVSLSFAQTPIITGVMDGPCTGGHPKAVEIYANGTVDFANYSLENQSNANTTWGNTLNLASFGTVTDDFIYIVSADTNTSFSSEFADVPSSHIFYTSTENGEPAPVSINGDDRVRIIDVGMTVIDQYGEEGVDGSETTWEYLDSWARRVDGTGPNGGTFNADNWTYGGVDALDGLGLCNAEAALSTIVPFGQYNATASVQQNSISTLKMFPNPLSGSILNITSNANATKVVAIYDVLGKQVVNTVTKNGTINVSGLTSGVYIVKITEEGKTATRKLVVK
- a CDS encoding T9SS type A sorting domain-containing protein, which translates into the protein MKKFYFLSLALLSAAAFGQSVVITKVIDGTLPHDGCAGTEGTYSPKIVELYVSGTVDFATNDYRVQTEANGAANEDAINWSDGLFLSSLNQITDSFVYLVNIPEDFDTGEPYYENTLPVFTEMYPDLTNVIFNTYAPNMNGNDALRIATYDGDNLISVIDQFGSPLDIADGSDYTAAWSYQDSYVTRNNSVAANGGNFDASTFTYGGNNALDGVTCSEFVTAVALESFLSTKTFDTISGLKMFPNPVSGNILNITSNANAAKTVGIFDVLGKQVVNTVTANGTVNVSALTAGVYIVKITEEGKTATRKLVVR
- a CDS encoding LuxE/PaaK family acyltransferase; this encodes MITASDIFNIASKKEFEKITLKVFRQQYDSNIIYQKFCALLKKDKQNVKTVKDIPFLPIQFFKTHKIVSSQEPIQVTFTSSGTTGMVTSNHHVIDLSHYEQSFRQAFSQFYGNIEDYTIIALLPSYLEREGSSLIYMVNDLIEGSNNPDSGFYLHNYAELINKLTQLDKSGENVLLIGVTYALLDLIEMQQFQLKNTIIMETGGMKGKRREMIREELHEILCTGFGVNEIHSEYGMTELLSQAYSLGNGVFECPPWMDILIRDTEDALNYVGYNKTGGINVIDLANINSCSFIATQDLGKKYSNQSFEVLGRFDNSDIRGCNLMVL
- the tyrS gene encoding tyrosine--tRNA ligase — its product is MKNFVEELQWRGMVHDIMPGTEEQLNKEMTTAYIGFDPTSDSLHIGSLVPIIILVHLQKCGHKPIALVGGATGMIGDPSGKSDERNLLDEAALEKNVAGIKGVLSRFLDFDSTDANAPMLVNNYDWMKEFSFIDFARDVGKRITVNYMMAKDSVKKRLTGEAGSGMSFTEFTYQLIQGYDFYHLYKHHNCMLQLGGSDQWGNITTGTELVRRMNDEGAKAYAMTCPLITKADGSKFGKSEGGNIWLDADKTSVYKFYQFWINTTDVDAEKYIKIFTFLPKEEIEQLVMEHKEAPHLRLLQKKLAEQVTIFVHSEQELEKAIKASNVLFGKSDADDLKALDSATFLEVFDGVPQAEVAMTDIEEGLAIIDAFVAKSEFLSSNGEARRALKENSISVNRAKVKEDYTITKEDLINDQFVLLQKGKKNYYILRIK
- a CDS encoding NAD-dependent epimerase/dehydratase family protein, coding for MILVTGGTGLVGAHLLLQLAEGKKAVRALYRTEVSKIKTKKLFEHYNKSNLFTTIEWVEGDITDIPSLETAFANVTHVYHCAAYISFDPNDEELLRKVNIEGTANVVNCALAYGVRKLCHVSSIAALGNPRENETTITEETEWNPEVKHSDYAISKHGAEMEVWRAWQEGLDMVVVNPGLIFGYGFWAQGSGKIFKTVNNGQYFYTKGSCGVIAVEDVTTIMIELMASEVSGERYTLVAEQLSYKEMLFSIADGLNKKRPSIYATPFLTSVAWRLDWLLSKLLQRKRVMTRDMATATHNDENYDNSKIKALLDYNFTNVKEYLKQIASAAEHLQ
- a CDS encoding DUF4296 domain-containing protein codes for the protein MKRAALILLAFLVLGCNDNAPKEPEKLLSEEEMVNVLYDITMLQSIRSFKPQVLRENHVDVAEYVYNKYDIDSTIFAQNHTYYASQLDVYERIHNKVSDSVKKQQEPFKEEEVETKKDTIKKGKNKILDSIASKRLKMNEEKKDK